A single Pedobacter sp. PACM 27299 DNA region contains:
- the argC gene encoding N-acetyl-gamma-glutamyl-phosphate reductase → MRVRAGIVGGAGYTGGEMLRLLINHPSVDIVFVNSKSNAGNLISDVHTDLFGDTDIRFTGELSSDIDVLFLCVGHGDAKKFLDANPVAAGIKIIDLSQDFRLKAAAGQDWVYGLPELNRDRIKTASYIANPGCFATCIQLGLLPLAAKGLLKGEVHVNATTGSTGAGQSLSPTSHFSWRNNNLSVYKAFEHQHLNEIGESLIQMDPDFDGVLNFIPQRGDFPRGILASMYVESDLTAEEAQTLYEDYYAAHPFTHVSKKNIDLKQVVNTNKALVHVEKHGNKLFVISIIDNLLKGASGQAVQNMNLIFGLEERQGLSLKAAGF, encoded by the coding sequence ATGAGAGTTAGAGCAGGAATCGTTGGCGGTGCCGGTTATACTGGGGGAGAGATGCTGCGTTTGCTAATCAACCACCCTTCGGTGGACATTGTTTTTGTAAATAGCAAAAGCAATGCAGGAAACCTGATCTCTGACGTACACACGGATCTTTTTGGAGATACGGACATTCGTTTTACCGGAGAACTATCATCGGATATCGACGTGTTGTTTTTATGTGTCGGTCATGGAGATGCGAAAAAATTCTTAGACGCGAATCCGGTTGCTGCAGGGATCAAAATCATTGACTTGAGTCAGGATTTTAGATTGAAAGCAGCAGCAGGACAAGATTGGGTTTATGGTTTACCAGAACTGAATCGTGATCGCATTAAAACTGCGAGTTATATTGCAAATCCAGGTTGTTTTGCCACCTGTATCCAGTTGGGATTATTGCCCCTGGCAGCTAAAGGCTTGTTAAAAGGGGAAGTTCATGTCAACGCGACTACCGGTTCTACTGGCGCCGGACAAAGTTTATCACCAACTTCTCATTTCAGCTGGCGCAACAATAACCTGTCGGTTTATAAGGCTTTTGAACACCAGCACCTGAATGAAATCGGCGAAAGCCTGATACAGATGGACCCGGATTTTGATGGCGTCCTGAATTTCATCCCGCAGCGTGGAGATTTTCCAAGGGGGATTTTGGCTTCCATGTATGTGGAAAGCGACCTGACAGCTGAGGAAGCACAAACCTTATATGAGGATTATTATGCGGCACATCCTTTTACGCATGTGAGTAAGAAAAATATAGATTTGAAACAGGTGGTGAACACAAATAAAGCATTGGTACATGTAGAAAAGCATGGTAACAAACTATTTGTAATCAGTATCATTGATAATTTATTAAAGGGGGCGAGCGGACAAGCGGTGCAGAATATGAATTTGATTTTTGGACTGGAAGAGCGGCAGGGTCTGTCGCTTAAAGCGGCAGGATTTTAA
- a CDS encoding N-acetyltransferase: MNTNDFIVQVALPEHRVFAEEICEEMAESAKARGTGIAKRSPEYVAGKISDGKSVIAFHKDGTWAGFCYIETWSHGQFVANSGLIVSPKFRKAGLAHAIKEKIFELSRQKYPKAKIFGLTTGLAVMKINSDLGYEPVTYSELTQDEDFWKGCQSCVNFEILTMKERKNCMCTAMLYDPATQKHDVAKKFAEELARKPKLYERFMRIKQRLVLKPKSSGKGGVKALLLLLFTFLFK, encoded by the coding sequence ATGAATACAAACGATTTTATAGTGCAAGTTGCACTTCCTGAACATCGTGTCTTTGCCGAAGAAATTTGCGAAGAAATGGCCGAGTCGGCCAAAGCACGTGGTACAGGTATCGCTAAACGCTCTCCGGAGTACGTTGCAGGTAAAATTTCGGATGGAAAATCAGTCATTGCGTTCCATAAAGATGGGACCTGGGCAGGATTTTGCTATATCGAAACCTGGAGTCATGGACAATTTGTGGCCAACTCTGGCCTCATTGTAAGTCCTAAATTCCGAAAGGCCGGGCTCGCTCATGCCATCAAAGAAAAAATCTTCGAACTTTCCAGACAGAAATATCCGAAAGCCAAAATTTTTGGGCTAACGACTGGTTTGGCCGTCATGAAGATCAATTCCGACCTTGGTTACGAACCGGTTACCTACTCAGAACTTACCCAGGATGAAGATTTCTGGAAAGGGTGTCAAAGTTGCGTGAACTTTGAAATCCTGACGATGAAGGAACGTAAAAATTGCATGTGTACCGCAATGTTATACGATCCAGCAACTCAAAAGCACGATGTGGCAAAGAAATTTGCAGAAGAATTAGCGCGCAAGCCGAAATTGTATGAACGCTTTATGCGCATCAAACAAAGATTGGTGTTAAAGCCTAAATCTTCAGGAAAAGGGGGAGTAAAAGCCCTGTTATTATTATTGTTTACCTTTTTATTTAAATAG
- the argG gene encoding argininosuccinate synthase, protein MKKKVVLAFSGGLDTSFCCIYLAQDRGMEVHSVIVNTGGFSEEELQEIEKRAYALGVASHAVVDETANYYEGCIKYLVFGNVLKNATYPLSVSAERVSQATAIANYVKKIGADYVAHGSTGAGNDQVRFDMIFNIIIPNVEIITPIRDLKLSREAEIEYLAKHGVEYSAEKARYSINKGLWGTSVGGKETLTSHETLPEEAWPTQVSETKPRKLELTFEKGELVGIDGETLAPVAAIQKLQAIAQPYGIGRDIHVGDTIIGIKGRVGFEAAAPMVIIKAHHALEKHTLTKWQLSWKEQLGSFYGNWLHEGQFHDPIMRNIEAFLADTQKTVSGKVFVELLPYRFQIIGIESAHDLMSNKFGSYGEMNNAWSGEDVKGFSKIFGNQVMIWHKVNSDES, encoded by the coding sequence ATGAAGAAAAAAGTTGTTTTAGCTTTTAGCGGAGGTTTAGATACTTCGTTTTGTTGTATTTATTTGGCACAGGATCGTGGAATGGAAGTTCACTCTGTGATTGTTAATACTGGTGGTTTTTCTGAGGAAGAATTACAAGAGATTGAAAAACGTGCTTACGCTTTAGGTGTAGCTTCTCATGCCGTAGTAGACGAAACTGCCAACTATTATGAAGGCTGTATTAAATATTTAGTGTTTGGTAATGTATTGAAAAACGCGACTTATCCACTTTCTGTAAGTGCAGAACGCGTAAGTCAGGCAACGGCCATTGCAAACTATGTGAAAAAAATTGGTGCTGACTATGTTGCTCACGGTAGTACCGGTGCAGGAAATGATCAGGTGCGTTTCGATATGATTTTTAACATCATCATCCCGAACGTAGAAATCATCACACCAATCAGAGATTTAAAATTATCGCGTGAAGCGGAAATAGAATATTTAGCCAAGCATGGCGTAGAATACAGTGCCGAAAAGGCAAGATATTCTATCAATAAAGGTCTATGGGGTACTTCTGTAGGAGGTAAAGAAACTTTAACTTCTCATGAAACTTTACCTGAAGAAGCATGGCCAACACAAGTTTCGGAAACGAAGCCACGTAAATTGGAGCTGACTTTCGAAAAAGGAGAGCTGGTAGGTATCGACGGAGAAACATTAGCTCCAGTTGCAGCCATCCAAAAATTACAAGCCATTGCACAGCCTTATGGTATTGGAAGAGACATTCACGTGGGTGATACCATTATCGGTATTAAAGGTCGTGTAGGTTTTGAAGCCGCAGCACCAATGGTAATCATCAAAGCACACCATGCTTTAGAAAAACATACGCTAACAAAATGGCAGTTGTCATGGAAAGAGCAATTGGGTTCTTTTTATGGAAACTGGCTGCATGAAGGTCAGTTTCATGATCCAATCATGCGTAATATCGAAGCTTTCCTCGCAGATACACAGAAAACAGTGAGCGGAAAAGTATTCGTAGAATTGTTGCCTTACCGTTTCCAAATTATCGGCATCGAGTCTGCACATGATTTAATGAGCAATAAATTCGGTAGCTATGGCGAAATGAACAATGCATGGAGTGGTGAAGATGTGAAAGGGTTCTCTAAGATTTTTGGTAACCAGGTAATGATCTGGCACAAAGTGAACAGCGATGAGAGTTAG
- the argB gene encoding acetylglutamate kinase, with the protein MKKLSVIKIGGNVIDNSEKLHQFLLDFKALSGDKILIHGGGKIATELGVSLGVEAKMVEGRRITDIETLRIVTMVYAGLINKNMVAQLQAKGCNAIGLTGADGNIIKAVKRPVKDIDYGFVGDLDENSVASGTLDSLLKAGLVPVLCAITHDGESQLLNTNADTIASAVAVAMSDLYDTVLVYCFEKRGVMRDIEDDHSLVPEIKMEEFEGLKAEGVVSGGMIPKLHNAFDAIKKGVAAVYIGKADELPQLNEAGFGTRLII; encoded by the coding sequence ATGAAGAAACTAAGTGTAATTAAAATCGGCGGAAATGTAATTGACAACTCGGAGAAACTGCATCAGTTCTTACTGGACTTTAAGGCACTTTCCGGTGATAAGATTTTAATTCATGGAGGTGGAAAAATCGCGACTGAATTAGGGGTTTCCCTGGGCGTAGAAGCGAAAATGGTAGAAGGCCGACGCATTACCGACATTGAAACGCTTAGAATCGTGACCATGGTATATGCCGGTCTGATCAACAAAAATATGGTGGCGCAGTTACAGGCTAAAGGCTGTAATGCCATCGGCCTGACTGGTGCCGATGGGAACATCATTAAAGCAGTTAAACGCCCTGTAAAAGATATTGACTATGGTTTTGTAGGAGACCTGGATGAAAATTCTGTGGCTTCCGGCACGCTGGATAGCCTGCTGAAAGCCGGGTTAGTACCCGTTTTATGTGCGATTACGCACGATGGCGAAAGTCAGCTGCTCAATACCAATGCGGATACCATTGCTTCTGCCGTGGCTGTAGCCATGTCTGATTTATACGATACCGTATTGGTGTACTGTTTTGAAAAAAGAGGCGTTATGCGCGATATAGAAGATGATCATTCCCTGGTTCCCGAGATAAAAATGGAAGAATTTGAAGGACTAAAAGCCGAAGGAGTAGTTTCTGGAGGTATGATCCCTAAATTGCACAATGCTTTTGATGCGATAAAAAAAGGAGTGGCCGCGGTGTATATCGGTAAGGCCGATGAACTTCCTCAGCTAAATGAAGCGGGTTTCGGAACCCGGTTAATCATTTAA
- the proC gene encoding pyrroline-5-carboxylate reductase, producing the protein MKQFNGNIAILGSGNIGISLAMGLVKAHYAAPGQISLTRRNVDNLAPFAEQGFVVSGDNAAVVAASDVIVLAVLPQQLNQLMDQIRPSVDLKKHLFISVASGVSCADIRSKLGSEAQVVRAMPNTAIAIGQSMTCIATDQASPEYMEEVTRMFETVGAVVKINEDLMTAATALCACGIAFFLRGIRAASQGGVEIGFHADEALKMAVQTAKGAADLLLQMQSHPEQEIDKVTSPKGCTIAGLNEMEHNGFSSSLIKGIKLSAQKAGALYTKE; encoded by the coding sequence ATGAAACAGTTTAACGGCAATATCGCCATTTTAGGAAGCGGAAATATTGGCATTTCTTTGGCCATGGGACTCGTAAAAGCACATTATGCAGCGCCCGGTCAGATTAGTTTAACCAGAAGAAACGTGGATAACCTAGCCCCCTTTGCCGAACAAGGCTTTGTGGTAAGCGGTGATAATGCAGCTGTTGTTGCGGCCTCAGACGTGATTGTACTGGCAGTTCTACCGCAGCAGTTAAACCAGTTAATGGATCAGATCCGCCCTTCCGTAGATTTGAAAAAGCATCTTTTTATCTCTGTGGCCTCCGGCGTGAGTTGTGCAGACATCAGAAGTAAATTGGGCTCGGAAGCCCAGGTTGTTCGCGCAATGCCAAATACGGCCATCGCCATCGGGCAATCCATGACTTGCATCGCTACCGATCAGGCTTCGCCAGAATACATGGAAGAAGTAACCCGTATGTTTGAAACGGTAGGAGCGGTCGTGAAAATAAATGAAGATTTAATGACAGCCGCTACAGCCCTTTGTGCCTGTGGAATTGCTTTCTTTTTAAGAGGAATCAGAGCCGCTTCGCAAGGAGGAGTGGAAATTGGTTTCCATGCAGATGAAGCGTTAAAAATGGCCGTTCAGACCGCAAAAGGAGCCGCTGATCTGCTGTTACAGATGCAGTCGCACCCAGAGCAGGAAATAGATAAAGTAACATCGCCGAAAGGCTGTACCATTGCCGGGTTAAATGAGATGGAGCACAATGGCTTTAGCTCCTCTTTGATTAAAGGCATCAAGCTGTCGGCACAAAAAGCCGGCGCTTTATATACCAAAGAATAA
- a CDS encoding aspartate aminotransferase family protein: MNLFDVYPLNNIEIVKAAGSTVWDAAGQEYLDLYGGHAVISIGHTHPHYVKRLTDQLNKVGFYSNSVLIPLQVELAEKLGKVSGKVDYQLFLCNSGAEANENALKLASFYNGRKKIIAFKGAFHGRTSLAVSATDNPKIIAPVNETENVVFLPHNDEAALEAAFAAYGNEVCAVIIEGIQGVGGIKEASISFLQKIRSLCNQYDALYIADSVQCGYGRTGKFYSHDYAGVDADIYTMAKGMGNGFPVGGISIAPKFKPWHGMLGTTFGGNHLACAAALAVLEIMDQDQLMKNAEEVGTYLISELKKIEGVVEVRGRGLMIGIELPASLPNVKKDLLFKHHIFTGEAKPNVIRLLPALNLTKAQADQFLTHFKTALTGS, from the coding sequence ATGAACTTATTTGACGTATACCCGTTAAACAATATTGAAATCGTAAAAGCTGCAGGCAGTACCGTTTGGGATGCCGCAGGTCAAGAATATTTAGACCTTTATGGCGGTCATGCCGTGATCTCTATCGGTCATACGCATCCTCACTATGTGAAAAGACTGACTGATCAGTTGAATAAAGTAGGATTTTATTCTAATTCCGTGTTAATTCCTTTACAGGTAGAACTGGCTGAAAAGCTGGGGAAAGTATCTGGAAAAGTAGATTACCAGTTATTTTTATGTAATTCAGGCGCAGAAGCAAACGAAAACGCATTGAAACTGGCTTCTTTCTATAACGGACGTAAAAAAATTATAGCCTTTAAAGGCGCCTTCCACGGAAGAACATCATTGGCAGTTTCTGCTACTGATAATCCAAAAATTATTGCCCCGGTAAATGAAACGGAAAACGTTGTTTTCCTTCCTCACAATGATGAAGCAGCCTTAGAAGCCGCTTTCGCAGCTTATGGTAACGAAGTCTGTGCGGTCATTATTGAAGGTATTCAAGGTGTTGGCGGGATTAAAGAAGCTTCAATTAGCTTCCTTCAAAAAATCCGTTCACTCTGCAATCAATATGATGCGCTTTATATCGCAGATAGCGTACAATGCGGTTACGGCAGAACAGGGAAATTCTATTCTCATGACTATGCTGGCGTTGATGCAGACATATATACCATGGCCAAAGGGATGGGCAATGGTTTTCCTGTAGGGGGAATCTCAATCGCTCCGAAATTTAAACCTTGGCATGGGATGTTAGGGACTACTTTCGGTGGTAATCACCTGGCTTGTGCCGCTGCATTAGCTGTATTGGAAATCATGGATCAGGACCAGCTGATGAAAAATGCAGAAGAAGTTGGTACTTACCTGATCTCGGAACTGAAAAAAATTGAAGGTGTTGTTGAGGTTCGCGGCCGTGGATTAATGATCGGTATCGAACTTCCGGCAAGCTTGCCAAACGTGAAGAAAGACCTGCTGTTTAAGCACCATATCTTTACCGGTGAGGCAAAACCGAATGTCATCAGATTATTGCCAGCTTTAAACTTAACAAAAGCACAGGCAGATCAGTTTTTAACCCATTTTAAAACAGCTTTAACAGGATCATAA
- a CDS encoding M20 family metallo-hydrolase produces MIEQLQKDSLELLKQLISISSFSKEEDQTADVIEQFLQMREVKTHRKLNNVWAYNKHFDPKKPTLLLNSHHDTVKPNSGYTRDPFAPTVEDGKLYGLGSNDAGGCLVSLIATFLYFYKQEGLSYNVCLAATAEEEISGNNGLECVLPDLGELEFAIVGEPTLMNLAVAERGLLVLDCVSTGKAGHAAREEGDNAIYKALKDIEWFRNYRFSKVSEMFGPLKMSVTIINAGSQHNVVPATCTFTVDVRVTDAYANEEVLKIIRTNVDCTVTPRSVRLKPSSIDKEHPIVRAGIALGRTTYGSPTTSDQALLSIPSLKVGPGDSARSHMADEYVFVNEVEEGIKLYIEMLKPVINGK; encoded by the coding sequence ATGATAGAACAACTGCAAAAAGATAGTTTAGAACTGTTGAAACAATTGATTAGCATCTCTTCATTTTCAAAAGAAGAAGATCAGACCGCTGATGTAATTGAACAGTTTTTGCAGATGCGTGAAGTAAAAACTCATCGGAAATTGAATAATGTGTGGGCTTATAACAAACATTTCGATCCGAAAAAGCCAACCCTGCTTTTAAATTCACACCATGACACGGTGAAGCCGAATTCAGGCTATACACGCGATCCTTTCGCGCCAACCGTTGAAGATGGTAAATTATATGGATTGGGCAGTAATGATGCAGGAGGTTGCCTGGTTTCGCTTATAGCGACCTTTCTTTACTTCTATAAGCAGGAAGGTTTGAGCTATAACGTATGTCTGGCCGCTACCGCAGAAGAGGAGATCTCTGGAAATAACGGGCTGGAATGTGTCCTTCCAGACCTCGGTGAGCTGGAATTTGCCATTGTTGGCGAACCTACTTTAATGAATTTAGCCGTTGCTGAACGCGGTTTACTGGTGTTAGATTGCGTAAGTACCGGAAAAGCCGGGCATGCTGCCCGCGAAGAAGGCGACAATGCCATCTATAAAGCACTGAAAGATATTGAATGGTTCCGCAATTATCGTTTTTCTAAGGTTTCAGAGATGTTTGGGCCATTGAAAATGTCGGTCACGATTATCAATGCCGGTTCTCAGCACAATGTGGTGCCTGCAACCTGTACTTTTACAGTCGATGTAAGGGTAACAGATGCTTATGCAAATGAAGAGGTTTTGAAAATTATCAGAACAAATGTGGATTGTACGGTAACTCCGAGATCTGTTCGTTTGAAGCCTTCCTCAATTGACAAGGAACACCCAATTGTACGTGCTGGCATCGCATTGGGAAGAACAACTTACGGCTCTCCAACTACCTCAGATCAGGCACTGCTGAGCATTCCTTCATTGAAAGTTGGGCCTGGTGACTCTGCACGTTCTCACATGGCAGATGAATATGTGTTTGTGAATGAAGTAGAAGAAGGAATTAAGTTATATATCGAGATGT
- a CDS encoding acetylornithine carbamoyltransferase gives MKQFTSVNDVEDIKELVEAALALKKSPYAHQELGKNKTLGLVFLNPSLRTRLSTQKAALNLGMNVMVMNMDKEGWALETRDGVVMNGTTVEHIREAAAVMGQYCDVLGLRSFPKLVNRDEDYNEEFFNKFISFCGVPVVSLESATRHPLQSLADLVTIKETWKGAKKPKVVLAWAPHIKALPQAVPNSFSEWMCKAQEEGILDFTIVQPVGYELSKDFTPGANISHNIDEALQDADYIYVKNWSSYKQYGKVLPFPEGWMITNERLKVTNDAKVMHCLPVRRDLELSSEVLDGPNSLVIQEAGNRLWAAQAVLKAVLEKL, from the coding sequence ATGAAACAATTCACTTCAGTAAATGATGTTGAAGACATCAAAGAGTTAGTAGAAGCGGCATTGGCCTTGAAAAAGAGCCCTTACGCGCATCAGGAATTAGGAAAAAATAAGACTTTAGGGCTGGTTTTTCTAAACCCTAGCCTGCGCACCCGCTTAAGCACGCAAAAAGCAGCGCTGAACCTTGGGATGAATGTGATGGTGATGAATATGGACAAGGAAGGCTGGGCATTGGAAACACGTGATGGTGTAGTGATGAACGGCACCACTGTAGAACATATTAGAGAGGCTGCAGCAGTAATGGGGCAGTATTGTGATGTGTTGGGTTTGCGTTCTTTTCCGAAATTAGTAAACAGAGACGAGGATTATAACGAAGAGTTTTTTAATAAATTTATTAGCTTTTGCGGTGTTCCGGTAGTGAGTTTAGAAAGTGCCACGCGTCACCCTTTACAAAGTCTGGCAGATCTGGTAACGATCAAAGAAACCTGGAAAGGGGCCAAAAAACCTAAGGTGGTTTTAGCCTGGGCACCTCACATCAAGGCTTTGCCGCAGGCAGTGCCAAATTCATTTTCGGAATGGATGTGTAAAGCACAGGAAGAAGGAATCCTGGATTTCACAATCGTACAGCCAGTAGGTTATGAGCTTTCTAAAGACTTTACGCCAGGGGCGAATATTAGTCATAACATAGATGAGGCCCTACAAGATGCCGATTATATCTACGTGAAAAACTGGTCGAGCTATAAACAATATGGAAAGGTATTGCCTTTTCCTGAAGGATGGATGATCACCAATGAACGGCTAAAAGTGACAAATGATGCAAAAGTAATGCATTGTTTGCCTGTGCGCCGGGACCTGGAACTATCTTCGGAAGTATTGGACGGACCAAATTCTTTGGTAATACAAGAAGCAGGAAATCGTTTATGGGCCGCCCAGGCAGTCCTGAAAGCAGTCCTGGAAAAATTATAA